One genomic region from Yersinia canariae encodes:
- a CDS encoding ABC transporter permease, whose amino-acid sequence MTRLYWVALQSIWIKEITRFARIWIQTLVPPVITMSLYFVIFGNLIGSRIGDMGGFDYMQFIVPGLIMMAVITNSYANVAASFFGAKFQRSIEELLVAPVPTHIVIVGYVGGGVARGICVGILVTIVSLFFVPLHVHSWSMIALTLMLTAILFSLGGLLNAVFAKTFDDISLVPTFVLTPLTYLGGVFYSLALLPPFWQAVSKLNPIVYMISGFRYGFLGITDVPLVFTIGVLVVFIAVFYAWAWYLIERGRGLRT is encoded by the coding sequence ATGACCCGCCTGTATTGGGTAGCACTACAAAGTATTTGGATCAAAGAAATCACTCGTTTTGCCCGCATCTGGATTCAAACTCTGGTGCCGCCGGTGATTACTATGTCGCTCTATTTCGTTATTTTCGGCAATCTGATTGGTTCCCGAATTGGTGATATGGGTGGCTTTGATTATATGCAGTTTATTGTTCCCGGCTTGATAATGATGGCGGTGATAACAAACTCATATGCTAATGTCGCAGCCTCTTTTTTTGGCGCAAAATTCCAGCGTAGCATCGAAGAGTTGCTGGTTGCCCCAGTCCCCACCCATATCGTGATTGTGGGCTATGTTGGTGGTGGGGTGGCGCGTGGGATTTGTGTCGGTATCCTGGTGACCATTGTTTCACTGTTCTTTGTGCCGCTGCATGTCCACTCCTGGTCAATGATTGCATTGACATTAATGCTGACGGCGATTCTATTCTCTCTCGGCGGTTTGTTGAATGCTGTTTTTGCCAAGACGTTTGATGATATTAGTCTGGTGCCGACTTTTGTGTTAACACCGCTGACCTATCTGGGCGGGGTATTTTACTCATTAGCCTTGCTGCCACCATTCTGGCAAGCGGTGTCAAAACTTAACCCTATTGTGTACATGATCAGTGGCTTCCGCTATGGGTTCCTCGGAATTACTGATGTGCCGCTCGTATTTACCATTGGTGTATTAGTGGTGTTTATCGCAGTATTTTATGCTTGGGCTTGGTATTTGATTGAGCGTGGTCGCGGCCTGCGCACCTAA
- a CDS encoding polysaccharide deacetylase family protein yields MWHKNRIAIGMLLGIVMSVMMPATHADLLPDEAVLTPKYMVTARDSEIYSLVGEQVIPVGEMKEDQLIQVLPAAAEYYEFKFGNGIGFIDKDDLRDINKARKNNDILGDLNKPLPNQNIIIKRETPVYLAADVDSEQFATLVENLRYPIVGKLKDRLSNTWYQVNIGDRLGYVSSSDAEIDNGIPILTYHHMLQNEENKRFLNTSTTTSDAAFSNQMTYLKQTGYDTISLYQLEGYLNNKINLPGKVVVLTFDDGLKSVHRYAYPILKENGFRATAFIISSRIKRHPQKWNPDSLQFMSISELKEIQDVFDIQSHTHFLHRTDNKRNPILLSRSSHNIIFDFEHSRRALSQFNPHVIFLSYPFGGFNQTAIDAAKTAGFHLAVTTMQGKVKPGDNPYTLKRLYILRTDSIPTMAERIANEPGQPVAAAPAVMESD; encoded by the coding sequence ATGTGGCATAAAAACAGAATAGCTATTGGGATGCTACTCGGTATTGTCATGTCGGTAATGATGCCGGCAACCCATGCAGACCTTCTGCCAGATGAAGCGGTTCTTACCCCTAAATATATGGTGACAGCCCGTGACAGCGAAATATATTCGTTGGTTGGCGAGCAGGTCATTCCTGTGGGCGAGATGAAAGAAGATCAACTTATTCAGGTTTTACCCGCAGCGGCAGAATACTATGAGTTTAAATTTGGTAACGGTATCGGCTTTATTGATAAAGACGATTTACGTGATATCAATAAAGCGCGAAAAAACAATGATATATTGGGGGATTTGAATAAACCTCTGCCGAATCAAAATATTATTATCAAGCGCGAAACACCGGTTTATTTGGCGGCAGATGTCGATAGCGAACAATTTGCGACCTTGGTAGAGAACCTGCGCTACCCGATTGTGGGTAAGTTGAAAGACCGGCTAAGTAATACTTGGTATCAGGTTAATATTGGCGATCGTTTGGGTTATGTCAGCAGCAGTGATGCCGAAATAGATAATGGCATTCCTATCCTGACTTATCACCATATGCTGCAAAATGAGGAAAATAAACGTTTTCTGAATACCTCGACGACGACCTCTGATGCCGCGTTCAGTAACCAGATGACCTATCTCAAACAGACCGGTTACGACACTATTTCTCTTTATCAGCTTGAAGGTTATCTCAATAACAAAATTAACCTGCCAGGGAAAGTCGTGGTGCTGACATTTGATGATGGCCTTAAATCAGTCCATCGCTATGCTTATCCGATTTTGAAAGAAAACGGCTTCCGGGCTACGGCATTTATTATTTCATCGCGTATTAAACGCCACCCCCAGAAGTGGAATCCGGACTCATTACAGTTTATGAGTATTTCTGAATTGAAAGAGATTCAGGATGTATTTGATATTCAATCTCATACACACTTTTTGCACCGGACGGATAATAAACGCAATCCAATCTTATTGAGCCGTTCTTCTCACAATATAATTTTTGATTTTGAGCACTCTCGCCGCGCATTATCGCAGTTTAATCCGCACGTAATTTTTCTGTCATATCCGTTCGGTGGCTTTAATCAAACCGCGATTGATGCTGCTAAAACTGCTGGTTTCCATTTGGCGGTAACGACGATGCAGGGCAAGGTTAAACCCGGTGATAACCCGTATACCCTCAAGCGGCTTTATATTCTGCGTACGGACTCCATTCCGACGATGGCGGAGCGTATTGCAAATGAACCTGGTCAGCCGGTTGCCGCCGCGCCTGCGGTGATGGAATCTGATTAG
- the panD gene encoding aspartate 1-decarboxylase — protein sequence MIRTMLQGKLHRVKVTQADLHYEGSCAIDQDFLEAAGILEYEAIDIYNVDNGQRFSTYAIAAERGSRIISVNGAAARCACVGDKLIICSYVQMSDADARLHHPKVAYFEGENLLQRKAKAVPVQVA from the coding sequence ATGATACGCACTATGTTGCAAGGCAAACTGCACCGGGTGAAAGTCACTCAAGCTGATTTGCACTATGAAGGTTCCTGCGCTATTGATCAGGATTTTCTGGAAGCCGCTGGGATTTTGGAATACGAAGCCATTGATATTTATAACGTTGATAATGGTCAGCGTTTTTCAACTTATGCCATTGCCGCCGAACGCGGCTCGCGGATTATCTCAGTGAATGGTGCGGCAGCGCGCTGCGCCTGTGTTGGTGATAAATTGATAATCTGTTCCTATGTCCAGATGTCTGATGCTGATGCCCGCCTGCACCACCCAAAAGTGGCGTATTTCGAAGGTGAAAATCTGCTGCAACGCAAAGCTAAAGCTGTACCCGTTCAGGTCGCTTAA
- the panC gene encoding pantoate--beta-alanine ligase: protein MLIIETLPLLRQQIRRWRQEGKRVALVPTMGNLHEGHMTLVEDAKTRADVVVVSIFVNPLQFERPDDLARYPRTLQEDCEKLTRHGVDLVFAPAAADVYPAGLDTQTYVDVPALSTILEGASRPGHFRGVSTIVSKLFNLVQPDVACFGEKDYQQLALIRKMVADMGYDINIVGVPIVRAKDGLALSSRNGYLTAEERKIAPQLYKIMQTLAEKLAMGERQIDDLLADTAEQLLHAGFTPDELFIRDAQSLQPLTVDSKQAVILMAAWLGKARLIDNQQVDLHN, encoded by the coding sequence ATGCTGATTATTGAAACCTTGCCGCTGTTACGTCAGCAAATTCGCCGCTGGCGGCAGGAAGGCAAGCGAGTTGCTTTGGTGCCCACCATGGGTAATTTGCACGAAGGGCATATGACATTAGTGGAAGATGCCAAAACGCGTGCCGATGTTGTCGTCGTGAGTATTTTTGTCAATCCACTGCAATTCGAACGACCAGATGATTTGGCGCGCTACCCGCGTACATTGCAGGAAGATTGCGAGAAATTAACCCGCCACGGTGTGGATTTAGTGTTTGCCCCCGCCGCCGCAGATGTCTACCCAGCGGGCCTTGATACTCAGACTTATGTCGACGTCCCTGCCCTGTCTACCATTTTGGAAGGCGCCAGCCGCCCCGGCCATTTCCGTGGGGTGTCGACTATCGTCAGCAAGCTGTTCAATCTGGTTCAACCGGATGTGGCCTGTTTTGGCGAAAAAGATTACCAACAACTGGCACTGATCCGCAAAATGGTGGCGGATATGGGCTATGACATCAATATTGTTGGCGTGCCAATTGTGCGCGCCAAAGATGGCCTGGCACTGAGTTCCCGTAATGGATATCTGACTGCCGAAGAGCGCAAAATTGCGCCGCAGCTTTATAAGATAATGCAGACATTGGCTGAGAAACTCGCCATGGGTGAGCGGCAAATTGATGATTTATTGGCGGATACCGCAGAGCAATTGCTTCATGCTGGTTTTACGCCAGATGAACTGTTTATTCGCGATGCCCAATCCTTGCAGCCGCTGACAGTTGATAGCAAACAGGCCGTCATTCTCATGGCTGCCTGGCTAGGTAAAGCTCGCCTGATTGATAATCAACAAGTTGATTTACATAATTAA
- the panB gene encoding 3-methyl-2-oxobutanoate hydroxymethyltransferase, which translates to MKATTMSHLRQWKLEKRKFATLTAYDASFAQLFAEQGIEVLLVGDSLGMTLQGFDSTLPVTIADVAYHTRAVRRGAPHCLLLADMPFMSYATPEQTFTHAAELMRAGANMVKLEGGSWLCDTIRMLAERAVPVCGHLGLTPQSVNIFGGYKVQGREEVAANQLLKDAQALENAGAQLLVLECVPVELAQRVTEALAIPVIGIGAGNVTDGQILVMHDALGITGGHTPKFSKNFLAQSAGDIRAAIKLYIQEVESGVYPAEEHTFQ; encoded by the coding sequence ATGAAAGCCACTACCATGAGCCACTTGCGCCAATGGAAACTCGAGAAGCGTAAGTTCGCCACACTGACTGCCTATGATGCCAGCTTTGCTCAGCTATTTGCTGAACAGGGAATCGAGGTTCTGCTGGTGGGTGATTCGCTCGGTATGACATTACAAGGATTCGATTCTACTCTGCCGGTCACAATTGCGGATGTGGCTTATCATACTCGCGCCGTGCGCCGTGGTGCCCCACATTGCCTGTTATTGGCAGACATGCCTTTCATGAGTTATGCCACTCCAGAACAAACATTTACCCATGCCGCTGAACTGATGCGTGCCGGGGCTAATATGGTCAAACTGGAAGGCGGCAGTTGGTTGTGCGACACCATTCGCATGTTGGCCGAACGCGCTGTTCCGGTGTGCGGGCATTTGGGATTAACACCGCAGTCTGTCAATATTTTTGGCGGTTACAAAGTGCAGGGCCGCGAAGAAGTCGCAGCCAATCAGCTTTTGAAAGATGCTCAGGCGCTTGAAAATGCAGGCGCACAATTGCTGGTTCTGGAATGTGTCCCAGTGGAACTGGCACAGCGAGTGACTGAGGCGCTGGCAATCCCGGTGATTGGTATTGGCGCTGGCAATGTTACCGATGGGCAGATTCTGGTTATGCATGATGCCTTGGGCATTACTGGGGGTCATACACCTAAATTCAGCAAAAACTTCCTGGCGCAAAGTGCGGGTGATATTCGTGCTGCAATTAAGCTTTATATTCAGGAAGTTGAGAGCGGTGTTTATCCCGCCGAAGAACATACTTTCCAGTAG
- the folK gene encoding 2-amino-4-hydroxy-6-hydroxymethyldihydropteridine diphosphokinase, whose amino-acid sequence MIRVYIALGSNQSMPLQQVKTALEALEHLPRTRLVACSPFYRTKPLGPQDQPDFLNAVVALDTALPPEQLLDSTQAIERNQGRVRKEQRWGPRTLDLDIMLYGDQVIKTDRLIVPHYGLKEREFMLYPLADIAPDLIFPDGESLSERLKLVDKNGLVPW is encoded by the coding sequence ATGATCCGGGTCTATATTGCGCTGGGCAGTAATCAGTCCATGCCACTGCAACAGGTCAAAACCGCACTGGAAGCGCTGGAGCATCTGCCGCGCACCCGGCTGGTGGCCTGTTCGCCGTTTTATCGCACTAAACCGTTAGGCCCGCAGGATCAACCGGATTTCCTTAATGCGGTCGTGGCGTTAGATACCGCCCTGCCACCAGAACAATTGTTAGATAGCACCCAAGCCATTGAGCGCAATCAGGGGCGGGTGAGGAAAGAACAGCGCTGGGGGCCACGGACTCTGGATCTTGATATTATGCTGTATGGCGATCAGGTGATAAAAACCGATCGCCTTATCGTGCCGCATTATGGTCTGAAAGAGCGAGAATTTATGCTCTACCCACTGGCTGATATCGCCCCTGACCTTATTTTCCCCGACGGCGAATCACTGTCAGAACGCCTTAAACTCGTGGATAAAAATGGCCTGGTGCCTTGGTAA
- the pcnB gene encoding polynucleotide adenylyltransferase PcnB, whose protein sequence is MFTRVANFCRKVLIRDDKSARDSKAVRDDTARDSSARKDIVHGEDNVARKERRPARTNTGRKNHAEPASQQGSMTIIPRDQHNISRRDISDNALKVLYRLNKSGYEAYLVGGGVRDLLLGKKPKDFDITTSATPEQVRKLFRNCRLVGRRFRLAHVMFGPEIIEVATFRGHHEQQQAEDSDKNSSQQAQNGMLLRDNIFGTIEDDAQRRDFTINSLYYGISDFALRDYTGGLRDLKEGIIRLIGDPETRYREDPVRMLRAVRFAAKLDMTISPETAEPIPRLASLLHEIPPARLFEESLKLLQSGYGYKTYLKLCEYQLFQPLFPLIARNFTEHHDSPMERILVQVLKNTDHRLHNDKRVNPAFLFAAMLWYPLIEHAQKLTQESGLAYYDAFALAMNDVLDEECRSLAIPKRITSLVRDIWLLQLRLSRRQGKRAHKLMEHPKFRAAYDLLVLRAEVENNHELQRLAQWWGEFQEATPLQQKNMLNTLGADPAPRRSRPRRPRKPAPRKEGA, encoded by the coding sequence ATTTTTACCCGAGTAGCCAATTTCTGCCGTAAGGTACTGATTCGCGATGATAAATCAGCTCGCGATAGCAAAGCTGTCCGTGATGACACGGCCCGTGATAGCAGTGCCCGTAAAGATATAGTGCACGGTGAAGATAACGTGGCCCGCAAAGAGAGAAGGCCTGCCAGAACAAATACTGGCCGCAAGAATCATGCGGAGCCTGCTTCACAACAGGGCTCGATGACAATTATTCCGCGAGACCAGCACAATATTTCCCGTAGAGATATCAGTGATAATGCGCTGAAGGTTCTCTATCGCCTGAATAAATCAGGTTATGAAGCTTATCTGGTTGGTGGCGGTGTCCGTGACCTGCTGCTGGGTAAGAAACCGAAAGATTTTGATATCACCACCAGCGCCACACCAGAGCAAGTGCGAAAATTATTCCGCAACTGCCGTTTGGTCGGCCGCCGTTTCCGTCTGGCACATGTGATGTTTGGCCCGGAAATCATTGAAGTTGCGACTTTTCGTGGTCACCACGAGCAGCAACAAGCGGAAGATAGTGACAAGAATTCTTCCCAACAGGCACAAAATGGCATGCTGCTGCGTGACAACATTTTTGGCACTATTGAAGATGATGCCCAACGCCGTGATTTCACCATCAATAGCCTCTATTACGGTATTTCTGATTTTGCACTGCGTGATTACACCGGTGGTTTGCGTGATCTGAAAGAAGGTATTATTCGTCTGATTGGCGATCCTGAAACGCGCTATCGCGAAGATCCGGTGCGGATGCTGCGCGCTGTTCGTTTTGCCGCCAAGCTGGATATGACTATCAGCCCGGAAACAGCAGAGCCGATCCCTCGTCTGGCCTCATTGCTACACGAGATCCCACCCGCTCGCCTGTTTGAAGAGTCACTCAAATTGTTGCAATCGGGCTATGGCTATAAAACCTATTTAAAATTGTGTGAATACCAGCTTTTCCAGCCGTTATTCCCACTCATTGCCCGTAATTTTACCGAGCATCATGACTCGCCGATGGAACGTATTTTAGTTCAGGTACTGAAAAATACTGACCATCGTCTGCATAATGATAAGCGCGTCAATCCTGCTTTCTTATTTGCCGCTATGCTTTGGTATCCACTGATCGAACATGCGCAGAAGCTGACACAAGAAAGTGGTTTGGCTTACTACGATGCTTTCGCACTGGCAATGAATGACGTGCTGGATGAAGAGTGCCGTTCACTGGCGATTCCAAAACGTATTACCTCATTGGTGCGAGATATTTGGCTGCTGCAATTGCGCCTGTCACGCCGTCAGGGCAAACGTGCGCACAAGTTGATGGAACATCCAAAATTCCGTGCAGCTTACGACTTACTGGTGCTACGCGCAGAAGTAGAAAACAACCACGAACTACAGCGCCTCGCACAGTGGTGGGGTGAATTCCAGGAAGCAACGCCGCTACAGCAAAAGAATATGCTAAATACTTTAGGGGCTGATCCGGCGCCGCGACGGTCTCGCCCTCGCCGCCCACGTAAGCCAGCACCACGTAAAGAAGGGGCATAA
- the gluQRS gene encoding tRNA glutamyl-Q(34) synthetase GluQRS yields MSEDINTQQAEPKRTPYVGRFAPSPSGDLHFGSLIAALGSYLQARSEGGRWLVRIEDIDPPREIPGAAARILAALDHYGLHWDGPVIYQSQRHNAYRATLDWLKQQGLSYYCTCTRSRIQQIGGFYDGYCRDRHLPAASAAIRLRQTHPVYTFCDKLLGELHAVPALAEEDFIIRRRDGLFAYNLAVVVDDAFQGVTEIVRGADLIEPTVRQIALYQQLQQPVPCYLHLPLALNHDGNKLSKQNHAPPLPHGDPRPILVEALKFLHQPQPECWQDLDLPLLLRFAVENWDLAAIPLQGAIVATENTTAFSKEAR; encoded by the coding sequence ATGTCCGAAGATATCAATACTCAGCAAGCTGAGCCGAAACGCACTCCGTATGTCGGGCGCTTTGCGCCGTCCCCGTCTGGTGATTTGCATTTCGGTTCGTTGATTGCTGCATTGGGAAGTTACCTGCAAGCTCGCTCTGAAGGCGGGCGCTGGCTAGTTCGCATTGAAGATATTGATCCCCCAAGAGAAATCCCTGGTGCTGCGGCGCGTATTTTAGCCGCGCTTGATCACTATGGCCTCCATTGGGATGGCCCGGTTATTTATCAATCTCAGCGCCATAACGCCTATCGCGCGACCTTAGACTGGCTGAAGCAACAAGGGCTAAGTTATTACTGCACCTGTACCCGCAGCCGAATTCAGCAAATTGGCGGTTTTTACGATGGATATTGCCGTGACCGCCATTTGCCTGCTGCCAGTGCCGCTATTCGTTTACGACAGACTCATCCGGTTTACACCTTTTGTGATAAATTACTTGGTGAGTTGCATGCTGTGCCCGCGCTGGCCGAAGAAGATTTTATTATTCGTCGTCGTGATGGCCTGTTTGCCTATAACTTGGCAGTGGTGGTTGATGATGCTTTTCAGGGCGTGACCGAGATTGTGCGCGGTGCAGATTTAATCGAGCCAACGGTGCGCCAGATAGCCCTCTACCAGCAGTTACAACAACCAGTACCTTGCTATTTGCACTTGCCACTGGCGCTGAACCATGATGGTAATAAGCTCTCTAAGCAAAATCATGCGCCGCCGCTGCCCCATGGCGACCCGCGCCCGATTTTGGTTGAGGCACTAAAATTTTTGCATCAACCCCAGCCAGAATGCTGGCAAGATCTTGATTTGCCGTTATTATTACGTTTTGCAGTCGAAAACTGGGACTTGGCAGCAATTCCGCTTCAGGGGGCGATAGTTGCCACTGAAAACACAACGGCATTCTCAAAGGAAGCACGGTGA
- the dksA gene encoding RNA polymerase-binding protein DksA has translation MQEGQKRKTSSLSILAIAGVEPYQEKPGEEYMNAAQLAHFKLILEAWRNQLRDEVDRTVSHMQDEAANFPDPVDRAAQEEEFSLELRNRDRERKLIKKIEKTLKKVEDDDFGFCESCGVEIGIRRLEARPTADLCIDCKTLAEIREKQMAG, from the coding sequence ATGCAAGAAGGGCAAAAACGTAAAACCTCGTCCTTGAGCATTCTCGCCATCGCTGGGGTAGAACCATACCAAGAGAAGCCAGGCGAAGAGTATATGAATGCCGCCCAATTGGCGCATTTCAAGCTTATTCTTGAAGCATGGCGCAACCAGCTCAGGGATGAAGTGGACCGTACTGTATCGCACATGCAAGACGAAGCTGCTAATTTCCCAGATCCGGTGGACCGTGCCGCGCAGGAAGAAGAGTTCAGTCTTGAGCTTCGTAACCGCGACCGCGAGCGTAAACTGATTAAAAAGATCGAGAAGACGCTGAAAAAAGTCGAGGATGACGATTTCGGTTTCTGCGAATCTTGTGGCGTAGAGATCGGCATTCGCCGTCTGGAAGCACGGCCAACTGCAGATTTGTGCATTGACTGTAAAACCTTGGCCGAAATCCGCGAAAAGCAGATGGCAGGCTAA
- the sfsA gene encoding DNA/RNA nuclease SfsA yields MSSKPQLLTFAPRLQPATLILRYKRFLADIVTPAGETLTIHCANTGAMTGCATPGDTVWYSTSDNPKRKYPHSWELTQTQTGDWICVNTLRANELVSAVIDNNYIVELSGYTSVKREVKYGDENSRIDLLLQAENRSNCYIEVKSVTLLQQQCGYFPDAVTLRGQKHLRELQNMVANGHRAVLFFAVLHTGIRQVAAARHIDNRYAELLAQAQQAGVEVICYGFQLSPDGIALDARLPLLLDETPNP; encoded by the coding sequence ATGTCATCTAAGCCCCAGCTACTGACTTTTGCTCCTCGGTTACAACCCGCCACACTTATCCTGCGGTATAAACGCTTTTTAGCTGATATTGTGACGCCCGCCGGAGAAACATTAACTATTCATTGCGCTAATACGGGAGCAATGACTGGTTGTGCCACACCGGGGGATACGGTTTGGTATTCAACCTCGGATAACCCAAAACGTAAATATCCCCATAGTTGGGAGTTAACTCAAACCCAAACCGGTGATTGGATCTGCGTAAATACCCTACGTGCCAATGAGTTAGTCAGTGCTGTGATAGATAATAATTATATTGTTGAATTATCTGGTTACACTTCTGTCAAAAGAGAGGTTAAGTATGGGGATGAGAACAGCCGTATAGACTTGTTATTGCAGGCAGAAAATAGGTCTAACTGCTATATTGAAGTCAAGTCGGTTACCTTATTACAGCAACAATGTGGGTATTTCCCGGATGCCGTCACTCTACGGGGTCAGAAGCATCTCAGGGAGCTGCAAAACATGGTTGCCAACGGTCACCGGGCGGTACTTTTTTTTGCCGTATTGCATACGGGCATCAGGCAAGTTGCCGCGGCCCGACACATTGACAATCGCTATGCAGAATTGCTGGCCCAGGCTCAGCAAGCAGGAGTGGAGGTTATTTGCTACGGTTTTCAACTATCGCCTGACGGTATTGCGCTGGATGCGCGCCTACCGTTATTACTGGACGAAACACCAAATCCATAA
- the thpR gene encoding RNA 2',3'-cyclic phosphodiesterase, with the protein MINTVDKTMNKRLFFALSLPDTVQQNIVQWRADNFPSEAGRPIAAANLHLTLAFLGEVSLGKAQILQQQAGRISQSGFNVTLDDIGHWPSSGVVWLGCKNPPRGLLQLAQLLRSQAARSGCHQTPLPFHPHVTLFRGAIRPVTIPAKTTNESFRANHFSLYESVYARGRTRYNIVQSWPLAGTERTSDVI; encoded by the coding sequence ATGATTAATACTGTTGATAAAACCATGAATAAACGCCTATTTTTTGCGCTGTCGCTGCCCGATACCGTGCAGCAGAACATTGTGCAATGGCGAGCAGATAACTTCCCGTCAGAAGCGGGACGCCCTATTGCGGCGGCGAATCTCCACCTGACACTGGCGTTTCTCGGTGAGGTCAGTCTGGGCAAAGCGCAAATATTGCAACAACAAGCCGGGCGAATCAGTCAGTCAGGTTTTAATGTGACGCTGGATGATATTGGCCACTGGCCCAGCTCCGGAGTAGTCTGGCTCGGATGTAAAAATCCCCCGCGAGGGCTGTTGCAGTTGGCTCAATTATTGCGTTCTCAAGCTGCACGCAGTGGCTGCCACCAAACACCGTTGCCATTTCATCCCCATGTGACCTTGTTCCGCGGAGCTATTCGCCCTGTCACTATCCCGGCTAAAACCACCAACGAAAGCTTCCGGGCGAACCATTTTTCGTTGTATGAGTCGGTATATGCGCGCGGCCGCACTCGTTATAACATTGTGCAAAGCTGGCCATTGGCTGGTACAGAAAGGACTTCCGATGTCATCTAA